Proteins from one Thioflavicoccus mobilis 8321 genomic window:
- the prfB gene encoding peptide chain release factor 2 (programmed frameshift), whose product MQDINPIHSQINDLRGRMASLRGYLDYAEKKDRLTEVLRELEDPEVWSDPERAQGLGRERATLEQVVVGLDELDAGLTDADELLAMAVEEGDEATVATICTDLEGFEQRVGELEFRRMFSGEMDANNAFVDIQAGSGGTEAQDWAEMLLRMYLRWGERHGFKTELMEVSPGEVAGIKSATIRFEGGYAFGWLRTEIGVHRLVRKSPFDSGNRRHTSFAAVFVSPEIDDSVEVEINPADLRIDVYRASGAGGQHVNRTESAVRITHNPTGIVVQCQNGRSQHQNKDQAMRQLKAKLYELEMQKRRASQQAVEESKSDIGWGSQIRSYVLDQSRIKDLRTGVETANTQAVLDGHLDPFIEASLKSGL is encoded by the exons GTGCAAGACATCAATCCAATCCACTCCCAGATCAACGACCTCCGGGGGCGTATGGCGTCCCTTAGGGGGTATCTT GACTATGCCGAGAAGAAGGATCGCCTGACCGAGGTCTTGCGCGAGCTCGAGGACCCGGAGGTCTGGAGCGACCCGGAGCGGGCCCAGGGACTCGGGCGCGAGCGGGCGACGCTGGAACAGGTCGTGGTCGGTCTCGATGAGCTCGATGCCGGCCTGACCGACGCCGATGAACTCTTGGCGATGGCGGTCGAGGAGGGCGACGAGGCGACGGTGGCGACCATCTGCACCGACCTCGAAGGCTTCGAGCAGCGGGTCGGCGAACTGGAGTTTCGGCGGATGTTCTCCGGCGAGATGGATGCGAACAACGCGTTCGTCGATATCCAGGCCGGTTCGGGCGGTACCGAGGCCCAGGATTGGGCCGAGATGCTGCTGCGGATGTATCTGCGCTGGGGCGAGCGCCACGGTTTCAAGACCGAGCTGATGGAGGTCTCCCCGGGCGAGGTGGCCGGCATCAAGAGCGCGACCATCCGTTTCGAGGGTGGCTACGCCTTCGGTTGGCTGCGCACCGAGATCGGCGTGCATCGGCTGGTGCGCAAGTCGCCGTTCGATTCGGGTAACCGCCGCCACACCTCGTTCGCGGCCGTCTTCGTCTCGCCCGAGATCGATGACAGCGTCGAGGTCGAGATCAACCCGGCCGATCTGCGCATCGATGTCTACCGCGCGAGTGGCGCCGGCGGCCAGCACGTCAACCGGACCGAGTCGGCGGTGCGCATCACGCACAACCCGACCGGCATCGTCGTGCAGTGTCAGAACGGCCGCTCGCAGCACCAGAACAAGGACCAGGCGATGCGCCAGCTCAAGGCTAAGCTCTACGAGCTGGAGATGCAGAAGCGCCGTGCCTCGCAGCAGGCCGTCGAGGAGAGCAAGTCCGACATCGGCTGGGGGAGTCAGATCCGCTCCTACGTCCTCGACCAGTCGCGGATCAAGGATCTGCGTACCGGCGTCGAGACCGCCAACACCCAGGCGGTGCTCGACGGCCATCTCGACCCCTTCATCGAGGCCAGCCTGAAGAGCGGGCTGTGA
- a CDS encoding TatD family hydrolase, with product MSAPPILIDTHCHLDLADFDADRNVVLARAREAGVTDIVLPAITAAGWSDLRRLCAGEPGLHPALGLHPVYLDEHGPRDLDALEQAIAAAPPVAIGEIGLDYFVADVDPERQRVLFEAQLAIAQAADLPVLLHVRKAHDQVLAILRRMRLSGGIAHAFNGSLQQAQQYLELGFVLGFGGMVTFARSSRLHRLARALPETAIVLETDAPDLTVAAHQGERNSPEYLPDVLAALADLRGEDPTALAAQTTANARAVLKL from the coding sequence ATGTCCGCGCCGCCCATATTGATCGATACTCATTGCCATCTCGACCTGGCCGATTTCGACGCCGACCGCAACGTCGTACTCGCCCGCGCCCGTGAGGCGGGCGTCACCGATATCGTCCTCCCCGCCATCACGGCCGCCGGTTGGAGTGATCTGCGCCGGCTCTGCGCGGGCGAGCCGGGGCTGCACCCGGCCCTCGGCCTCCACCCCGTCTATCTCGATGAACACGGACCAAGGGATCTCGATGCCTTGGAGCAGGCCATCGCCGCCGCGCCGCCGGTCGCGATCGGCGAGATCGGCCTGGACTATTTCGTCGCCGATGTCGACCCCGAGCGCCAACGGGTGCTGTTCGAGGCCCAGCTCGCGATCGCCCAGGCGGCCGATCTGCCCGTTCTGCTCCACGTACGCAAGGCCCACGACCAGGTCCTCGCGATCCTGCGCCGCATGCGGCTGTCCGGCGGGATCGCCCACGCCTTCAACGGTAGCCTTCAGCAGGCCCAGCAGTACCTGGAGCTCGGCTTCGTGCTCGGCTTCGGCGGTATGGTCACCTTCGCCCGCTCCAGTCGGTTGCACCGGCTCGCTCGGGCGTTGCCCGAGACGGCCATCGTGCTGGAGACCGATGCCCCGGACCTGACCGTCGCCGCCCACCAGGGCGAGCGCAACAGCCCCGAGTACCTACCCGATGTCTTGGCAGCGCTCGCGGATCTGCGGGGTGAGGACCCGACGGCGCTGGCCGCGCAGACGACGGCCAACGCCCGCGCGGTCCTGAAGCTCTGA
- a CDS encoding DUF2058 domain-containing protein has protein sequence MGNSLQEQLLKAGLVDEQKLKQARSDKRKKGKAAPKGAAHVDPAREQARRAQAEKAKRDRELNRQHQEATRRKALDNELRELIHAHRLSRDGGEVAFNFTDGSTLKRLYLRREQQQQVVDGNLAVVRQDTFYELIPAAIAERVAARQPERIIVFNKPGTESGEDDDYAEFKVPDDLMW, from the coding sequence GTGGGCAACTCCCTTCAGGAACAATTACTCAAGGCTGGCCTGGTCGACGAGCAAAAGCTCAAGCAGGCACGAAGCGACAAGCGCAAGAAGGGCAAGGCGGCGCCGAAGGGCGCCGCGCACGTCGATCCGGCGCGGGAGCAGGCCCGTCGTGCCCAGGCCGAGAAGGCGAAGCGTGATCGCGAGCTCAATCGCCAGCATCAGGAAGCCACCCGGCGCAAGGCGCTCGACAACGAACTGCGCGAGCTGATCCACGCCCACCGGCTCTCGCGCGACGGCGGCGAGGTGGCCTTCAACTTCACCGACGGCTCGACCTTGAAGCGTCTCTATCTGCGGCGTGAGCAGCAGCAACAGGTCGTCGACGGGAACTTGGCGGTCGTACGCCAGGATACCTTCTACGAGCTCATCCCGGCCGCCATCGCCGAGCGGGTCGCGGCGCGCCAGCCCGAGCGGATCATCGTCTTCAACAAGCCGGGCACCGAGAGCGGCGAGGATGATGATTACGCCGAGTTCAAGGTGCCGGACGACCTGATGTGGTAA
- a CDS encoding OmpH family outer membrane protein has product MIYRAALLALGLAVTVPGFAAQSTAVGYVDMGKVLEQSRLGQNAQERLEKEFGPQRTEIAQEELAIRQLKEGLDRDKPLMSEQQITKRQQEIKDKLQALQKKAAVFQEKLMNEQQKITQEIIGPALKAVEKVASKRKVSAVFERTRAGLLYIEDGLNLTDAVLKQLDADTK; this is encoded by the coding sequence ATGATCTATCGTGCCGCCCTGCTCGCCCTCGGCCTCGCCGTCACCGTCCCCGGCTTCGCCGCCCAGTCCACTGCCGTCGGCTACGTCGACATGGGGAAGGTCCTCGAGCAGAGTAGGCTCGGTCAGAACGCCCAAGAACGCCTGGAGAAGGAGTTCGGCCCGCAACGTACCGAGATCGCCCAAGAAGAGCTCGCCATTCGCCAGTTGAAGGAAGGATTGGATCGCGACAAGCCGTTGATGAGCGAACAGCAGATCACGAAGCGACAGCAAGAGATCAAGGACAAACTGCAAGCCCTTCAGAAGAAGGCGGCAGTGTTTCAAGAGAAACTGATGAACGAGCAGCAAAAGATCACCCAGGAGATCATCGGTCCGGCCCTGAAGGCCGTCGAGAAGGTCGCCAGCAAGCGAAAGGTCTCGGCCGTCTTCGAGCGCACCCGTGCCGGCCTGCTCTATATCGAGGACGGCCTCAATCTCACCGACGCGGTCCTCAAACAGCTCGATGCCGATACGAAGTAG
- a CDS encoding tRNA threonylcarbamoyladenosine dehydratase, translating into MSVISHEPQTEPATALAERTRIVVGDNGIARLAAAQVLVVGLGGVGAYAAEALARAGVGRLTVVDGDLVAPSNLNRQLLALGSTIGRRKVEVMAERLADINPACRVTALDRFVGAEEMVDLVADGHDQVLDAIDSLSCKLALLEAALRGGVPVASSMGAGGRSDPARLHLGDLMDSRGCPLAREVRQRLRRRGLGRGVLAVWSDEPPCPPLPPEPVSRGRPRAVNGTLSYLPALFGLMLAGAVVKWLLAPE; encoded by the coding sequence ATGTCCGTCATTTCCCACGAGCCACAGACGGAACCGGCTACGGCGCTCGCCGAGCGAACCCGGATCGTCGTCGGCGACAACGGCATCGCGCGGCTCGCCGCGGCGCAGGTCCTGGTCGTCGGCCTGGGTGGGGTCGGTGCCTATGCGGCAGAGGCCCTGGCGCGAGCCGGCGTCGGCCGCCTGACGGTCGTCGACGGCGATCTGGTCGCGCCTTCGAACCTCAACCGTCAGCTCCTCGCGCTCGGCTCGACGATTGGGCGACGCAAGGTCGAGGTCATGGCCGAGCGGCTCGCCGACATCAATCCGGCCTGCCGGGTGACGGCGCTCGACCGTTTCGTCGGTGCCGAGGAGATGGTGGACCTGGTCGCCGACGGCCACGACCAGGTCCTCGATGCGATCGACAGCCTGAGCTGCAAGCTGGCGCTGCTCGAGGCGGCATTGCGCGGCGGCGTGCCTGTCGCGAGCAGTATGGGCGCCGGCGGGCGCAGCGACCCGGCGCGCCTGCACCTGGGCGACCTGATGGACTCGCGCGGCTGTCCGCTGGCGCGCGAGGTGCGCCAGCGCCTGCGCCGCCGTGGCCTGGGGCGCGGCGTGCTGGCGGTCTGGTCCGACGAGCCGCCGTGCCCGCCGCTGCCGCCGGAACCGGTGAGCCGCGGCCGACCGCGCGCCGTCAACGGCACGCTGAGCTACCTGCCGGCCCTGTTCGGGCTGATGCTGGCCGGGGCCGTCGTCAAGTGGCTGCTCGCGCCGGAGTGA
- the lysS gene encoding lysine--tRNA ligase: MTDHDQHDENKLIAQRREKLDQLRARGTAFPNDFRRDALAGELHARFGDVDAEALEADARRVRVAGRLMSRRVMGKASFSHLQDMSGRIQLFIQRDQLGSEPYAAYKRDLDLGDIVGAEGTLFRTKTGELSLRCESIRLLTKALRPLPEKFHGLTDLESRYRQRYLDLIVNAETRETFRTRTRIIQYLRDYLNGRGYLEVETPMMHVIPGGAVARPFVTHHNALDIPLYLRIAPELYLKRLVVGGLEKVYEVNRSFRNEGLSTRHNPEFTMLEFYEAYADYRDLMDLTEDLLRGLAETLCGEARVEYQGAVYDLGRPFRRMTVREAIGHFNPDLTPADLVDPARARAAAERRQISVEAGWGLGKIMLEIFEKTVEPQLHDPTFITEYPTEVSPLARRNDDDPFVTDRFELFIGGREIANGFSELNDAEDQAERFRRQAAEKEAGDLEAMHYDADYVRALEHGMPPTAGEGIGVDRLVMLFTDSPSIRDVLLFPHMRPEGRDD; the protein is encoded by the coding sequence ATGACCGATCACGACCAGCACGACGAGAACAAGCTCATCGCACAGCGGCGCGAGAAGCTCGACCAACTGCGCGCCCGCGGCACTGCCTTCCCGAACGACTTTCGCCGCGACGCCTTGGCCGGTGAGCTGCACGCGCGCTTCGGCGATGTCGACGCCGAGGCGCTGGAGGCCGATGCCCGCCGGGTTCGGGTGGCCGGGCGGCTGATGAGCCGGCGGGTCATGGGTAAGGCGAGCTTCTCGCACCTTCAGGACATGTCCGGGCGTATCCAGCTCTTCATCCAGCGCGACCAGCTCGGCAGCGAGCCCTATGCCGCCTACAAGCGCGACCTGGATCTCGGCGACATCGTCGGCGCCGAGGGCACGCTGTTCCGCACCAAGACCGGCGAGCTCTCGCTGCGCTGCGAGTCGATCCGATTGCTGACCAAGGCGTTGCGTCCGCTGCCGGAGAAGTTCCACGGCCTGACCGACCTGGAGAGCCGCTACCGCCAGCGCTACCTCGACCTGATCGTGAACGCGGAGACGCGCGAGACCTTCCGCACCCGCACCCGCATCATCCAGTATCTGCGCGACTATCTGAACGGGCGCGGCTACCTGGAGGTCGAGACGCCGATGATGCACGTCATCCCCGGCGGGGCGGTCGCGCGGCCGTTCGTGACCCACCACAACGCGCTCGACATACCGCTCTACCTGCGCATCGCCCCCGAGCTCTATCTCAAGCGCCTGGTCGTTGGCGGCCTCGAGAAGGTCTACGAGGTCAACCGCAGCTTCCGCAACGAGGGGCTCTCGACGCGTCACAACCCCGAGTTCACGATGCTCGAGTTCTACGAGGCCTATGCCGACTATCGCGACCTGATGGATCTCACCGAGGATCTGCTGCGCGGCCTCGCCGAGACGCTCTGTGGCGAGGCGCGGGTCGAATACCAGGGTGCCGTCTACGATCTCGGCCGGCCGTTCCGGCGGATGACGGTGCGCGAGGCGATCGGGCACTTCAATCCGGACCTGACGCCGGCCGATCTCGTCGATCCGGCGCGTGCTCGGGCCGCGGCCGAGCGCCGCCAGATCTCGGTCGAGGCCGGCTGGGGGCTCGGCAAGATCATGCTCGAGATCTTCGAGAAGACGGTCGAGCCGCAGCTGCACGATCCGACCTTCATCACCGAGTACCCGACCGAGGTCTCACCGCTCGCGCGGCGCAACGACGATGATCCCTTCGTCACGGATCGGTTCGAGCTGTTCATCGGCGGCCGCGAGATCGCCAACGGCTTCTCCGAGCTCAACGACGCAGAGGACCAGGCCGAGCGGTTTCGCCGGCAGGCCGCCGAGAAGGAGGCCGGCGACCTGGAGGCGATGCACTACGACGCCGACTATGTCCGCGCCCTCGAGCACGGAATGCCGCCGACGGCGGGCGAGGGGATCGGCGTCGACCGGCTCGTGATGCTCTTCACCGATTCGCCGTCGATCCGCGATGTGCTGCTCTTCCCGCACATGCGCCCCGAGGGCCGCGACGACTGA
- a CDS encoding NYN domain-containing protein, translated as MANDDNKRLAVLIDADNAAPAIVEGLLAEIAKYGTAHVKRIYGDWTLPNLGGWKEVLLRHSIQPIQQFRYTKGKNATDGAMMIDAMDLLYTGNFEGFCIVSSDSDFTRLASRLRESGTVVYGFGEKKTPEPFVAACDKFVFTELLREDDEGETTARKSGKELRQDAKLVHLVRLAVDAAADDAGWAGLGAVGSTIAKRAPEFDARNYGYAKLSGLIKALQLFEVEERQIGDGPHKAHYVRDKRAVTG; from the coding sequence ATGGCGAACGATGACAACAAACGGCTGGCCGTGCTGATCGACGCGGACAATGCCGCACCGGCTATCGTCGAGGGGCTGCTCGCCGAGATTGCCAAGTACGGCACCGCCCACGTCAAGCGGATCTACGGCGACTGGACGCTGCCGAATCTCGGCGGCTGGAAGGAGGTGCTGCTGCGCCATTCGATCCAGCCGATCCAGCAGTTCCGCTACACGAAAGGCAAGAACGCGACCGACGGCGCGATGATGATCGACGCGATGGACCTGCTCTACACGGGCAACTTCGAGGGCTTCTGCATCGTCTCGAGCGACAGCGACTTCACCCGCCTGGCCTCGCGGCTGCGCGAGTCGGGCACCGTCGTCTACGGGTTCGGCGAGAAGAAGACCCCCGAGCCCTTCGTCGCGGCCTGCGACAAGTTCGTCTTCACCGAACTCCTGCGCGAGGACGACGAGGGCGAGACGACCGCGCGCAAGAGTGGCAAGGAGCTCAGGCAGGACGCCAAGCTGGTCCATCTGGTCCGCCTAGCCGTCGATGCCGCTGCCGACGACGCCGGCTGGGCCGGCCTCGGTGCGGTCGGCTCGACGATCGCCAAGCGGGCCCCCGAGTTCGACGCCCGCAACTACGGCTACGCCAAGCTCAGCGGTCTGATCAAGGCGCTCCAGCTCTTCGAGGTCGAGGAACGCCAGATCGGCGACGGGCCGCACAAGGCCCACTATGTCCGCGACAAGCGGGCAGTCACGGGCTGA
- the hypF gene encoding carbamoyltransferase HypF — MSERAGGEAIRVRGLVQGVGFRPTVWRLAQAHGLSGEVRNDGEGVLIRLWGDTRARERFCAELRAQCPPLARIDSLERSALAEAAPAGPFRIVASGGGAVRTAVVPDAATCPACRRELFDPADRRWRYPFINCTHCGPRLSIVERIPYDRVNTSMAAFAMCPDCAAEYADPGDRRFHAQPNACGVCGPQVWLEDAGGWRLDPAELGGIDAIAAASRLLAQGAIVALKGIGGFHLACDAGDPQAVARLRRRKGRYAKPFALMARDLAVIGRYAEVGAAEAALLASPAAPIVLLRAGGPQAVAAAVAPGQDTLGFMLPYSPLHHLLLADWERPLVMTSGNRSEEPQCIANDEATERLAGLADYRLLHDRAIVNRVDDSVLRLLDGAPQLLRRARGYAPVPLPLPEGFAAAAPLLALGGELKVTICLVQDGQAILSQHLGDLEEARTAREYERTFNLYLALYRHAPTALAVDAHPGYRSTLTGRAWAARAGLPLVTVQHHHAHIASVLADNGWPLAGGRVLGIALDGLGYGPDGSFWGGELLVAEYLSFERVGWLAPVAMPGGERAVREPWRNTYAQLRTHLGWDRVQAAYPDLELVRWLAGQPLAVCDRMIERGLNAPPTSSCGRLFDAVAGAVGLCRDGIRYEGQAAIELEVLADRAPRGGPGYPFALAEDARGCLLIDPTPMWSALLADLAVDAVPAVVAARFHDGLAAAVVTAAEQLASRHGLAAAALSGGVFQNKRLLEAVAVGLRRSGLQVLVHGKVPANDGGLSLGQAAVAAARLLSGDTNRDRP; from the coding sequence GTGAGCGAGCGGGCCGGCGGCGAGGCGATCCGCGTGCGCGGCCTAGTCCAGGGGGTCGGCTTCCGACCGACCGTCTGGCGCCTCGCCCAGGCCCACGGGCTGAGCGGCGAGGTCCGCAACGACGGCGAAGGGGTCTTGATCCGCCTCTGGGGTGACACGCGCGCGCGCGAGCGCTTCTGCGCCGAGCTCCGTGCCCAGTGCCCGCCGCTCGCGCGCATCGATTCGCTGGAGCGGAGCGCCCTCGCCGAGGCCGCACCCGCCGGACCCTTCCGCATCGTCGCGAGTGGCGGCGGGGCCGTGCGCACCGCCGTGGTGCCCGATGCCGCCACCTGTCCGGCCTGCCGACGCGAGCTCTTCGACCCGGCCGACCGGCGCTGGCGTTACCCCTTCATCAACTGCACCCACTGCGGCCCCCGCCTGAGCATCGTCGAACGCATCCCGTACGATCGTGTCAACACCAGCATGGCGGCCTTCGCGATGTGCCCGGACTGTGCCGCCGAGTACGCCGACCCGGGCGACCGACGCTTTCACGCCCAGCCGAATGCCTGTGGGGTTTGCGGGCCGCAGGTCTGGCTCGAGGACGCCGGCGGATGGCGGCTCGATCCGGCCGAGTTGGGCGGCATCGATGCCATCGCTGCCGCGAGCCGACTGCTCGCGCAGGGGGCGATCGTCGCGCTGAAGGGGATCGGCGGCTTCCACCTGGCCTGCGACGCCGGCGACCCGCAGGCCGTCGCCCGCCTGCGACGACGCAAAGGGCGCTATGCCAAGCCGTTCGCGCTGATGGCCCGCGACCTGGCCGTGATCGGCCGCTATGCCGAGGTGGGCGCGGCCGAGGCCGCGCTCCTCGCGAGCCCGGCGGCGCCGATCGTCCTGCTCCGGGCCGGCGGGCCGCAGGCGGTGGCCGCGGCGGTCGCCCCGGGCCAGGACACCCTCGGCTTCATGTTGCCCTACAGCCCGCTGCATCACCTGCTCCTCGCCGATTGGGAACGGCCGCTCGTGATGACCAGCGGCAACCGTTCCGAGGAGCCCCAGTGCATCGCCAACGACGAGGCCACCGAGCGCCTCGCCGGGCTCGCCGACTACCGGCTCCTACACGACCGAGCAATCGTCAACCGGGTCGACGACTCGGTCTTGCGTCTCCTCGATGGCGCCCCGCAGCTGCTACGCCGCGCCCGCGGCTATGCCCCGGTGCCGCTGCCGCTGCCGGAGGGCTTCGCTGCGGCGGCGCCGCTCCTCGCCCTCGGCGGCGAGCTGAAGGTCACCATCTGCCTGGTCCAGGACGGCCAGGCCATCTTGTCCCAGCACCTCGGCGACCTCGAGGAGGCCCGCACCGCCCGCGAGTACGAGCGCACCTTCAATCTCTATCTTGCCCTCTACCGCCACGCGCCGACCGCCCTGGCCGTCGATGCCCACCCGGGCTACCGCTCGACGTTGACCGGCCGGGCCTGGGCGGCGCGCGCCGGGCTCCCGCTCGTCACTGTCCAGCACCACCATGCCCATATCGCCTCGGTGCTTGCCGACAACGGTTGGCCACTGGCGGGTGGCCGCGTCCTTGGCATCGCCCTCGACGGGCTCGGCTACGGGCCCGATGGCAGCTTCTGGGGCGGCGAGCTGCTCGTCGCCGAATACCTGAGTTTCGAGCGGGTCGGCTGGCTGGCACCGGTCGCGATGCCGGGCGGCGAGCGGGCCGTGCGCGAGCCCTGGCGCAACACCTATGCGCAGCTCCGCACCCACCTGGGTTGGGACCGGGTCCAGGCTGCCTACCCGGACCTCGAGCTGGTGCGCTGGCTCGCCGGCCAGCCGCTGGCCGTCTGCGACCGGATGATCGAACGCGGCCTCAACGCCCCACCGACGAGCTCGTGCGGGCGGCTCTTCGATGCCGTGGCCGGGGCCGTCGGTCTGTGCCGCGATGGGATCCGTTACGAGGGGCAGGCGGCGATCGAGCTGGAGGTGCTCGCCGATCGTGCGCCGAGGGGCGGGCCGGGCTATCCGTTCGCGCTGGCCGAGGACGCGCGCGGCTGCCTGCTGATCGACCCGACGCCGATGTGGAGCGCCTTGCTGGCAGACCTCGCGGTCGACGCCGTGCCGGCCGTCGTCGCTGCGCGTTTTCACGACGGGCTCGCCGCTGCGGTCGTGACGGCGGCCGAACAGCTCGCCAGTCGCCATGGGCTCGCGGCGGCGGCCCTCTCCGGCGGGGTCTTTCAGAACAAACGCCTGCTCGAGGCCGTGGCCGTCGGGCTGCGCAGGTCGGGTTTGCAGGTCCTGGTCCATGGCAAGGTTCCGGCCAACGACGGCGGACTCTCGCTTGGCCAGGCGGCTGTCGCCGCGGCTCGGCTCCTTTCCGGGGACACGAACCGAGACCGCCCCTGA